The following proteins are encoded in a genomic region of Bufo bufo chromosome 11, aBufBuf1.1, whole genome shotgun sequence:
- the NECTIN4 gene encoding nectin-4 isoform X15 — protein MPQGHWGPWRAVLLLLTCTGCLAGIVRTENGVTAVLGLDVSLTCYYKAQEQEKVTQVIWSKKNMNGQNIQVAILNTEYGAHIPREYEGRVKENSPLKPEDGSIILKNVVQADEGIYQCRVYTFPSGTFEAEVELKVLVPPLPTLNPGQPLVEGVGLTLAASCTAEGSPAPTLTWETEVSGKNISNTYSHARSASVTSEFYVVPTRSMHKKLLTCVVSHPVFQQEKRITHVLEVEYLADITIQGYEHWFAGKDDAALRCLCDGYPTPKYTWVRVNGSLPKDVKIEGNQLRFTGPLLAEDAGVYICEATNGVTTRQASVMVTVTDSEPRNVDLLSVSLVSVAVVTGLLVLILVIIVILVNRHHKRKTKRLSEKIEELSTLSRQTSRRRLNSNTASTDTRMQECPSTHSIGHRPQDAGMPIHTQPRAQTPGCRYAHPHTAPGTDTRMQVRSGTDTRMQVCPSTHSPGHRHQDAGMPIHTQPRAQTPGCRYAHPHTAPGTDTRMQLCPSTQPRAQTPGCRYAHPHTAPGTDTRMQVCPSTHSPGHRHQDAGMPIHT, from the exons GGTGTTTGGCCGGCATCGTGAGGACAGAGAATGGTGTCACCGCAGTCTTGGGATTAGATGTCTCACTTACATGTTATTACAAAGCCCAGGAACAAGAGAAGGTTACTCAAGTTATCTGgtccaaaaaaaacatgaatGGTCAGAACATTCAGGTTGCCATCCTGAACACGGAATATGGGGCTCATATCCCTCGTGAATATGAAGGAAGAGTGAAGGAAAATTCTCCTTTGAAGCCAGAAGATGGGTCAATAATCCTGAAAAATGTTGTCCAGGCGGATGAAGGCATCTACCAGTGTCGGGTCTACACCTTCCCATCAGGAACCTTTGAGGCTGAAGTGGAGCTAAAAGTACTTG TTCCACCTTTGCCAACGTTGAACCCTGGTCAACCATTGGTAGAGGGAGTGGGCCTGACCCTCGCTGCCTCCTGCACCGCTGAAGGAAGCCCTGCGCCCACCCTGACATGGGAAACCGAAGTGTCCGGGAAAAATATTTCAAACACTTATTCTCATGCTCGATCTGCCTCAGTGACTAGTGAGTTTTACGTTGTTCCAACTCGCAGTATGCACAAAAAGCTGCTGACCTGTGTGGTGTCTCACCCTGTGTTCCAGCAGGAGAAAAGGATCACACATGTCCTGGAGGTTGAAT ATTTGGCTGATATCACCATTCAAGGTTATGAACATTGGTTTGCTGGAAAAGATGATGCAGCTTTGAGGTGTTTATGTGATGGTTACCCAACACCGAAGTACACATGGGTCAG GGTCAATGGTTCTCTCCCAAAAGATGTAAAGATTGAAGGCAACCAGCTAAGATTTACAGGTCCACTCCTCGCAGAAGACGCAGGGGTCTACATCTGCGAGGCCACCAATGGTGTAACCACTAGACAAGCCAGTGTCATGGTTACCGTTACAG ACAGTGAACCTCGAAACGTGGACCTCTTGTCAGTCTCCTTGGTGTCTGTGGCGGTAGTGACGGGGCTCCTGGTGCTAATTCTGGTGATAATTGTCATCCTAGTGAACCGACACCACAAGAGGAAAACAAAGAGACTTTCAGAGAAAAT TGAGGAGCTTTCAACATTATCCAGACAGACGTCCCGGAGGAGACTGAACTCCAACACGGCCAGCACAGACACCAGGATGCAG GAATGCCCATCCACACACAGCATCGGGCACAGACCCCAGGATGCAGGAATGCCCATCCACACACAGCCCCGGGCACAGACACCAGGATGCAGGTATGCCCATCCACACACAGCCCCGGGCACAGACACGAGGATGCAGGTACGCTCGGGCACAGACACCAGGATGCAGGTATGCCCATCCACACACAGCCCCGGGCACAGACACCAGGATGCAGGTATGCCCATCCACACACAGCCCCGGGCACAGACACCAGGATGCAGGTATGCCCATCCACACACAGCCCCGGGCACAGACACCAGGATGCAGCTATGCCCATCCACACAGCCCCGAGCACAGACACCAGGATGCAGGTATGCCCATCCACACACAGCCCCGGGCACAGACACCAGGATGCAG GTATGCCCATCCACACACAGCCCCGGGCACAGACACCAGGATGCAGGTATGCCCATCCACACATAG
- the NECTIN4 gene encoding nectin-4 isoform X16, with protein MPQGHWGPWRAVLLLLTCTGCLAGIVRTENGVTAVLGLDVSLTCYYKAQEQEKVTQVIWSKKNMNGQNIQVAILNTEYGAHIPREYEGRVKENSPLKPEDGSIILKNVVQADEGIYQCRVYTFPSGTFEAEVELKVLVPPLPTLNPGQPLVEGVGLTLAASCTAEGSPAPTLTWETEVSGKNISNTYSHARSASVTSEFYVVPTRSMHKKLLTCVVSHPVFQQEKRITHVLEVEYLADITIQGYEHWFAGKDDAALRCLCDGYPTPKYTWVRVNGSLPKDVKIEGNQLRFTGPLLAEDAGVYICEATNGVTTRQASVMVTVTDSEPRNVDLLSVSLVSVAVVTGLLVLILVIIVILVNRHHKRKTKRLSEKIEELSTLSRQTSRRRLNSNTASTDTRMQECPSTHSIGHRPQDAGMPIHTQPRAQTPGCRYAHPHTAPGTDTRMQVRSGTDTRMQVCPSTHSPGHRHQDAGMPIHTQPRAQTPGCRYAHPHTAPGTDTRMQLCPSTQPRAQTPGCRYAHPHTAPGTDTRMQVCPSTHSPGHRHQDAGMPIHT; from the exons GGTGTTTGGCCGGCATCGTGAGGACAGAGAATGGTGTCACCGCAGTCTTGGGATTAGATGTCTCACTTACATGTTATTACAAAGCCCAGGAACAAGAGAAGGTTACTCAAGTTATCTGgtccaaaaaaaacatgaatGGTCAGAACATTCAGGTTGCCATCCTGAACACGGAATATGGGGCTCATATCCCTCGTGAATATGAAGGAAGAGTGAAGGAAAATTCTCCTTTGAAGCCAGAAGATGGGTCAATAATCCTGAAAAATGTTGTCCAGGCGGATGAAGGCATCTACCAGTGTCGGGTCTACACCTTCCCATCAGGAACCTTTGAGGCTGAAGTGGAGCTAAAAGTACTTG TTCCACCTTTGCCAACGTTGAACCCTGGTCAACCATTGGTAGAGGGAGTGGGCCTGACCCTCGCTGCCTCCTGCACCGCTGAAGGAAGCCCTGCGCCCACCCTGACATGGGAAACCGAAGTGTCCGGGAAAAATATTTCAAACACTTATTCTCATGCTCGATCTGCCTCAGTGACTAGTGAGTTTTACGTTGTTCCAACTCGCAGTATGCACAAAAAGCTGCTGACCTGTGTGGTGTCTCACCCTGTGTTCCAGCAGGAGAAAAGGATCACACATGTCCTGGAGGTTGAAT ATTTGGCTGATATCACCATTCAAGGTTATGAACATTGGTTTGCTGGAAAAGATGATGCAGCTTTGAGGTGTTTATGTGATGGTTACCCAACACCGAAGTACACATGGGTCAG GGTCAATGGTTCTCTCCCAAAAGATGTAAAGATTGAAGGCAACCAGCTAAGATTTACAGGTCCACTCCTCGCAGAAGACGCAGGGGTCTACATCTGCGAGGCCACCAATGGTGTAACCACTAGACAAGCCAGTGTCATGGTTACCGTTACAG ACAGTGAACCTCGAAACGTGGACCTCTTGTCAGTCTCCTTGGTGTCTGTGGCGGTAGTGACGGGGCTCCTGGTGCTAATTCTGGTGATAATTGTCATCCTAGTGAACCGACACCACAAGAGGAAAACAAAGAGACTTTCAGAGAAAAT TGAGGAGCTTTCAACATTATCCAGACAGACGTCCCGGAGGAGACTGAACTCCAACACGGCCAGCACAGACACCAGGATGCAG GAATGCCCATCCACACACAGCATCGGGCACAGACCCCAGGATGCAGGAATGCCCATCCACACACAGCCCCGGGCACAGACACCAGGATGCAGGTATGCCCATCCACACACAGCCCCGGGCACAGACACGAGGATGCAGGTACGCTCGGGCACAGACACCAGGATGCAGGTATGCCCATCCACACACAGCCCCGGGCACAGACACCAGGATGCAGGTATGCCCATCCACACACAGCCCCGGGCACAGACACCAGGATGCAGGTATGCCCATCCACACACAGCCCCGGGCACAGACACCAGGATGCAGCTATGCCCATCCACACAGCCCCGAGCACAGACACCAGGATGCAG GTATGCCCATCCACACACAGCCCCGGGCACAGATACCAGGATGCAG GTATGCCCATCCACACACAGCCCCGGGCACAGACACCAGGATGCAGGTATGCCCATCCACACATAG